A genomic segment from Gracilinanus agilis isolate LMUSP501 chromosome 1, AgileGrace, whole genome shotgun sequence encodes:
- the LOC123230788 gene encoding uncharacterized protein LOC123230788, giving the protein MEAGTEKDGNREAVVASKRIPSPSGCSDYEEPRKPLCSQSGGSPIVLGAKSQEDSSDSPEYPLIIRTKKLILHMDINNTILVSDSATAQGPVAALNSYLSTVCWGQFDQSGEWQWLSESPSLLPPTPGASSFSSNFGRDTTFAASTLGHPFQTLFSNYLQLLEWPGQPNAIFSVPGEDGRHYHRVLPAFFKLLAGLYKQGRRFAIIFRTFGKDLTSLLETTHIALQGQHPQFSALKEVVFPVDLRPGKIRCTSKKVTVSRGKESVSNCPDARGIYNYFSAMEGLGGFQDHFVWWNQNSFSSQGGKPLWVDPHDPEVQHICFDDNIRLQDEESIIHPQVFMGQEGREYRTVPTSELYGICLVQNDLLQAIANPDYFLMAVSQCEDRYDQYLSQAQADNY; this is encoded by the exons ATGGAGGCAGGCacagagaaagatggaaataGAGAGGCGGTCGTGGCCTCGAAGAGGATTCCTTCACCCTCGGGCTGCTCAGACTATGAGGAGCCCAGGAAGCCTCTGTGTTCCCAATCTGGTGGAAGTCCCATTGTCCTGggagccaagagtcaggaagactcctcagACTCCCCTGAATATCCTCTCATCATAAGAACCAAGAAACTCATCCTTCATATGGACATAAACAACACCATCTTAGTGTCTGATAGTGCCACAGCTCAGGGCCCTGTGGCTGCCCTCAACTCTTACCTGAGCACTGTGTGTTGGGGGCAGTTCGACCAGTCTG gTGAGTGGCAGTGGTTGAGTGAATCTCCTTCACTGCTACCCCCTACCCCTGGTGCCAGCAGCTTCTCCTCAAATTTTGGCCGGGATACCACATTTGCAGCAAGTACCCTGGGCCACCCCTTCCAGACACTCTTCTCCAACTACCTGCAGCTTTTGGAGTGGCCTGGCCAGCCCAATGCAATTTTTTCTGTCCCAGGGGAGGATGGCCGTCATTACCACCGTGTGCTGCCAGCCTTTTTCAAACTACTGGCTGGTCTTTATAAGCAGGGCCGCCGCTTTGCTATCATTTTCCGCACCTTTGGCAAAGACTTGACCTCACTACTTGAGACCACACACATTGCCCTTCAAGGCCAACACCCACAATTCTCAGCTCTGAAAGAAGTGGTG TTCCCTGTGGACCTTCGACCTGGAAAGATCCGCTGTACTTCAAAAAAGGTGACGGTCAGTCGAGGGAAAGAATCTGTGTCCAACTGTCCAGATGCAAgaggcatctataactacttcaGTGCCATGGAAGGCCTGGGGGGCTTTCAGGACCACTTTGTCTG gTGGAACCAAAACAGTTTTTCCAGTCAGGGTGGTAAGCCACTATGGGTGGATCCCCATGACCCTGAAGTCCAGCACATCTGTTTTGATGATAATATTCGGCTCCAGGATGAAGAGAGCATCATCCATCCCCAG GTATTTATGGGCCAAGAAGGAAGAGAGTACCGCACAGTCCCTACCTCGGAACTCTATGGCATCTGCCTAGTGCAGAATGATCTCCTTCAGGCCATTGCCAACCCTGACTACTTCTTGATGGCCGTGAGCCAATGTGAGGACCGGTATGACCAATACTTGTCACAGGCCCAGGCAGATAACTATTGA